Below is a genomic region from Eupeodes corollae chromosome 1, idEupCoro1.1, whole genome shotgun sequence.
AGTAGTAGCAAAGGACTGTCATCTAAGTCACTAGATCCTGGTTCTCTGTGGATTTTTGCGACacttaatctatttatttatttataaaatgattcAAAGCGATAGTTCAAAGCGTACAATGTGCTCTTATTTTTGTGTGCCCAATGAAAGCTGAAAATATACTTTATGCGTGCTTATTTAGGCACGTTTAAAATATAAGCTTGAGGgtgagataatcttaaaatatcTGACTATACCACGACcccaaaaaaatgcttttcaatcaattttaccTAATTAATGAATTAGGCTAAGTGTGCTCCAACCGTATGATCTTTGGAGACCTTTGTGTAACTTTATTCCATAAGTACTTCACATGTTCCAACTATGTGATTAGGTGTTTAAAATGCCACAAAAACTGTCTGTAAGGTAAAAGATGTTTATATATAACTAATATATTGTAGCAAAAATcgccaaagaaagaaaaaatcaagaaaaaaaaagaacccttgaaaataaataaaacattttatttcaaagcttcTGGTTCCAGAGAGATGTTACGGAAGTGTCCTAGCTGCTTAGGGATCTGGCAGAAAAAAAAGGAGCGCACCTTTTATGCCTTCCGAAGTCTCCACGAAAATTCCCTTTTGAATCCTGTAGTCGTCTTCTTTGCAATACACAGGTGTCTCTTTTTATCTCAACTAATCGGCCGTTCTAGATggccgtggcatgatggtttgtgcgttggactgtcatgcaaggggtcttgggttcaatccctgcctgtgccaccttaatttaaaaaaattaattttcgcgggtactgcctcttgcgaggaattgacaaatccttcaagagtaattcttgtcatgaaaaagtgctttctcaaactagccgttcggattcggcataaaattgtaggtcccctccattcctgacaacattactcgcacacaggaatggttgagagttgtaagtcactaggccctggttcacaacggactgttgcgccaccccatttgatttttttgaatcgGCCGTTCTCCTTCATCTGACACTTGGCAGCAACGTTGCCTCTGATGAGTTCTGAAAAAAGAcctgttgttgtttatttttatgacagCCTAATTCATTTTCGCAACATTGGTCCCCCTTCAAGACTCAAAGTTCTTCCTACCCAAAAATATATACTCTTTGCCTTGATGAGAGtctttttttggccaaaaatgtCTCCCACTTGCGCTATTGTGGAGCGATGTCAAAACGTCTGGAACAAAACTTTTATGAACAACTTCTCGGACACCCACCTTAATCCCCCTTTAAGACTTGAAAGATAACGTTGTCGATGATTTTAAGTTGACCAAATAAGCCTTGACTTCAGGATTTTCTCCGattatcttttcttttgaaagttGACTTGCTTGTTCTAACCAAACTCTTACCTTTGACAAATTAGAATTTTCTCGTTGGCTTTCCTTCATTGTTTTAGGTGTTATTCGAAGATTGAGAACCTCTGCATGcaatttttccttttcttctGCTCGAGAACAAACTTTACAATTCCCGCATGGTCGCCTTGAGAGTCCGTCCGCGTTTCCATGTTTGGGCCTGGCCTATGAAGAATTTGGAAGTCGTATTCTTGTAGCCTCTCAATCCATCTCGCCATTTGCCCCTCTGgtgttttaaagttaaaaaccgAAGTGATGCGTTATCTGTCTGCAATACAAAGCGCCTTACGAGCAGGTAGTGGTGGAATCTTTTTGCAACTAGGACGACAGCCAGAAGCGCCTTCCGTGTGACGCAGTAGTTGCGTTACGCCCTATTTAATGTCTTACTGAAATATTCAATGACAACTTCAGATTCACCCTGTTTCTGGCTCAATACAGCGCCCACTCCAACATTTGAGGCATATCGGTATCCAAAATAAAGGTGTCTTCAGGCGTCGGAAAACCTTAAATTTGAGCCGTATTAGCGTTTTCTTTAGCTTTGTAAGGGCCGTGTCACAAGAGAAAGTCCATTGAAAGCGACGTCTATCGTCTTGTCAGTTCGAATAAAGGCTTTGCAATCGTTGATAAACCTTCTATGAACTTCCTGTAATAAGAACAAAGGCCTAGAAAGTTTTTTACGTGCCTTTTGGTCTTTGGAACCTGCTTCGACTTTTTCGGGATCAGTGCGTAAGACAGCCAGGCACGACGTGACCTAAAAATTGAGCGCTTTTTCGAAAAAGTGGCATTTACTTGGGTTAGTTTTTAAAGTTTCCTCTAGCTTGGCAAGGTATTCATCGAACCCTTTTGAGTGGCATATTATATCGTCTACATAAACTGAAAAACCCTTTAGCAACCTGTCCATGAATCTCTCAAAGGTGGCACCTGCATTGCTTGGCCCGAATGGCATTACAAAAAAATGCCACAATCCGCTGCCATTAGTGAATGCAGTTTTTTCCTTGTCCTCACTGATCATCTCAACCTGCCAGTAGCCATTTTGCAGATCCATCGTAGAAAACTAAGGAGATCCTCCTACAGATGCAAGTAGCTCATCCATTAGAGGCAACAGATATGAATCCTTCTTGGTTTCCTCGTTCAACCGGCGAAAATCGAGCCAAAACCTGGTAAAACTGCTTTTTTCGCAACAGAACAACTGGAGCTGCCCAGGGGCTTTTTGATGGTTCAATGACCCCTCTTTTAAACATGTCTTCGATGAGTTCGTCCAATTCTTTGCGCTTAGTAACAGGCATTTTTCTTGCTGGTAGTTTTATGGGTTTGCAGCACCCGTGTCGATGCTGTGTTGAGTCTCCAGGTCCCGCTGAAAACACCAAAGAATACTTGCAAAGTAAATTTGTGAAGTTTTGCTCTTGTTGCCCTGAAAGATGGAGCTTTGTCTGACAAATCAAATCGTCCATAGATACTGGTTTACTTTCCGCCTTATGAACAGGAATTTCACAAACTCCAGCCTGTTCCATTTTGCCGATTACTTTATCCTTTTATAGGacaatgtctttttaaaaagtattgatcATCCTGACTGTGACCTCGCTCCCCACTAGCTGGTAATTCAGGTAATTCACAATTTTTAGAACAATCGATCAATGCGGTTCCACCTCAAAAAGCTGTTGGATGCTGAACTTTCACTAGAGACTCCACCCGTGCTGGCAGAGCTTGTCTTTTGCCGCGTATTTCCAAACACATTTCTTCGAAGTCGatgatttgataaaataaatctatGCCTAAAATATTCGGTATATGTTTGGAGTCACCACGGCAAAGTATTGATGGTAAGGGAGCGGTGATAATCTTCTCCACTAGCTTCCGCTTAGTTTTCCGAGACTTGTCAGGAAAGCTGGCGACTGCGATTTATTTGTGCTGCGCATTTTTGGTTCTGACGATCATCTCCATTTCCTAACTGATTAAAGACAGTCATGAAAACGTGTTTGTGACCACGGCCGGCGTTCCAAGCGAGTGGTGATATCCAGTGCCATTCCGAGAGCCACAAGGTTTTGGACCTGTTCGCCACAAGGTTTTGGACTTGTTCATCGCGTATGCCATCGACAAAATGGCTCAAAACGATTTCACCGACCACTTTTTCGGCACAAATTCTGGAAATGCAGCGACTGAAAGTCGTTGCAATTGGATTGCAAATTCTGCCAGGATTTCTTTCGGCTTTTGAACAAGATTTCTAAGTAAGGAAAAACTTGTACGCGTCGAAACTAAATCGCTGCAGAAGAAGCTTAGTAAGCGCTTTGAAGTTAATGGGTTTTGCGCTTGGAAGAGCGCTGAGAACAGTGATGGCTTCGCCCCGAAGTTGCATTGCAAACGCGTAAGCTTTCTCTTTCTCGTTCCGTTCTCATAGTCAACCCAAGAGCTCTGGCCATCAAATGGTTGCAAAGCATTAACATTTAACAACCGTGGATAAGCTTCCCCGTATAGCTTGAAAGCTATTCCTTCACCGGCCTTTGAAACATCGCATGCAATTCTAAcagggttttcaaaaatttcactttGCGGAAAATCAACCCTTGGTGACCCAATTCTGTGCTGCTGACCTGATTGGTCCTTCTGGTTCGTTCCCAGCTCAGCCTCTTTGCTGTTATCCACGGACTGAAGATGAGGAGAAGAGTGCCGCACTTCGGTTGGATTGAATGTTCGGTTAAACGTTTTTTCCAGTGCCAAAACTCGTTCCTCTGTAGCATCCTGTCGTCGAGCTAGTTCGCCTTTCCATTCTAGCAACTTGCCGTCCCAAAATTCTTGTTCATTAGGCTGACGATAGAGccgcttttatttttatttctatctcAATTGATCGGCGGTTATCCTTCATCTGACACTTGGCAGCAACGTTGTGTCTGATGAGTTCAGAAAAAAAAGCTCtgtttgtgttgtttatttttatggtgGACTAAGTCATTTTCGTAACAATATTCAGTCTACCCAAGTGAGTGGGCTTGGGTTATTTCTACTTAAACTCATTTGATAACCAAATCATTAGTAATGTTCTTCTGTGTGCTTCATGtttctagatttttatttttatggtgacgaatattttttactaaatgATCGCACAGGTCAATTGGGTTGAGATCTGAAGACTTGACaggggttttaattttttttttgacattgtaTAGCAAcctctttaacaaaaaaaggttGTGTGCTTCAGGTCATTATCTTGTTTTTCGTGCGACCCAGCTTTTGAGCACTTGACAGAATATTATCCTTGAGTATATtcaagaacaaatatttatccATTGTACTTTCGATGAAAACTAAGTTCCAACGCCGGAAGATGACATACTTCCCTACATAATAACATTGCCCCATGCTTCACAGTTTAGGTTTAAATTAGGTCGTATTCAGAGCAGTATTTGGTTTTCTCCAAACTATTCGACGACCATCCGAGCGAAAAACGTTAAATTAACTTTCGTCCGTAAATGGAACACTATCGCAAAACGGATTCTGCTTTAATacattttagcttttttttcgtattaatgGCTTCTTCCAGATTACACGACTCCTTCTTTTGTACATATCTAAGGTGGAACCAGTGTGTAGTACTGCCCGTCTTCACCTGCGGTTTCAATCGGTAATGCATAGTTTGGAGTGCATGATGgtaactttaaaactattttcagaAAGTATCGTTGTAGCTTATCCAGTTCATCAAAAGTTCCAAAACACCAGACTTGTGCACTTTAAGTTTGAATAGCTCTGCATACTGTCAAAAAGAGTTTCCATTTTGAACTGAGGTAGATATTCCGCTTACTCAAAAACAATGCCATGTCGCGTTAATACTGTTTTTTGCTGCTGCATTTCTTTTCTCCACATGcttaaaaaagttcatctttGGAGTGAGCAGAACACCAAGATATGTGTACTGAGGTAATATCCGAATTTCTTCTTCGTTGAAAATCCACTTTTCCATATTTGATAGCCTGCCACAATTTCGGAAGACCATAATTTCCGATTTTGAGAGATTCACTTTGAGATTATAATTGGCACAGTActcttcaaaactttatatCATGCGTTGCAAAACCTAGACATCCTCTGCTAAGATCAACATGTCGTCAGCATATAGCAACAACCTTATATTTAAGACCTCCTTCAATAATCGCATGTAGatcatttatatacatataaagcAAAATGTAAAGGTGATAAAAGGCATCCTTAACCCATATAGTGTGTCGAAGTACTCCGATAACTCCCTTCCTGTCCACACTGCTGATTGAGTATCAGAGTATATGCACTCTAGCAGGTTTACGAATTTAGTTGAGTTGAGAGATAGTTACCAAATGCAAACaacttatgaaaaaaacaacacatgTTTGTAAATGCCTAAAAGTGCGTTAAAAGCTTGAATACCGTGGTGTGCCAATAATTAAATGCTgcacttttttaaagaattatgttcagaaaaaaatatacgtTTCGTGATAGAAACCAATAAACCTACAACTGAAGTGCTTTTATGTCCAAAATACCATTCAAGCAAAATAAGCGAAACTCCAAATGTTGTTTGGAAATTAATCTTGTTTCGAAACGCTATCACTTCTAAATGCTTTTGTAGTAAAGATGAGATCTACAGAGTCTAGCTGAAACTATCTTAACACTCAAAATAACAGcctaaaaactgaaattttcgacaaaaaactaaacaactttTAATGTTCAAGTGATTTAAATATGGCATTTAAGCCTGGTTTATAGGTTACCTGGTTTATTAAGCTTATTATTTTCTCTAGtccaattgttttttaaatctttatctCCATATTCGCAATGAAAATGACGAGTTGTAATCTATTTCCATTTTATGATGTCACGTTGTAAATTTCCAGACCCAAAAACTCGGTGACGAATCGAATTACGACAACGAACCACCATGTAGCTCATCTCGTTCTATTGTGTCACCATCGAGTCCTTGTAGCTTGAAAGAGGTGTCACCCATAGGAGGTGGTTTTAAAGTAAGCTcaggtaaattttgaaaattaataaatttcaaaaacttttttgaaaaaaaaaaacatttcaatcaATAGAAACGGATTCCGAATCGGATACATATTCACCCGTGAGTAGCGATGATGAAAGCATCGATGACGATGATAATATAAAGACTGATCCACATTATTCTGATATAATGAAACTATTGGACATAGCTTGTAAGTCGGAAGTTAATTTAGAAGATAACGCACTAGACAAAGAAGACGATGAAGATGAAAGCCAAGGTAAGTCATAAGATTAGTGTGTTTAACATCGAATGAAAAAGTATTTCTTTGGGAATTTTTGCTTTTGCAGATGTGCCACCatttaaattgctaaaagtAGGAAACAGCACAATAGATATAATTGAGAATCTTTTATACCGAGTGACGCTATTAAATAATAAGGGAGCTGAACTGAGCAAGCCAGAGACGCTGTTTACCCTCATAGAAGCTATCAATACCTTCGGACTCAATAATTGTTTTTGCGGATCACTAACGAATATTCTGTCGTAAGATTATACAAACATTTCAAGTCTTTAAATATActctaacttattttttttcttttacaggGAAAGTCAGTTCTTCGCTCAAGTTATCAAACTAGGTGTGGCTAACCAGCTCTTCCAAATGACAAAAGTCGATGAAGTAAGTCTCTTGGTTAGAAAACATAATGAAGTTTTTTTCATAGGGATTTTCTTCTTATATTTTAGCTTAAAACAGGAGGTATTGGTTTCCTTCAAACTCTCACCAATGTGGGAGAAACAAATTATGCCAAGGGTGAACTGGCTCGTTTGCTACGCTCCGACGACGCCAGCCAAAAACGGGCTTCCATAGCAGTtggatttattataaaaaaccaTAGAATACTCTACCATCTACTGACCGAGTGCAGTGTGCTCTTTACTCTCATCAACATGATCCTCACTGAAGACAGTGAATTCACCACTGAAGCTGTTGAGGCTCTCACCGCGATGAGCCAATCTACCCTCGAAATCGCCATACCTCACAGTGACAAGGAATTATTCGATTATGATCAAATCTTTGACGATCAGAATCCAACTGCAGAATCGTACGACTGTGATATGAAATTCATCGTGCACCACAACGACGAAGAGTTTTCTGTGAGCTTCAACAAAAAGCTCCTCACAGACGTGAGCGAAGTGTTTAACTGCATGTTAAATAGTGACTTCCGAGAAGGCAATGAGGGCGAAATTCATTTGAAAGCCTATTCTGCCAGTGGTCTGCGATATTTCCTCAATCTCATCGAGCTTCGTTCCCAAAATAAGCCACCTAACATTTCACCTGTAGAAAAGTACAAATCAGTAATCGAAGCATTTGAGCTATCTCGAGTGTACATTATACCCGAGCTAGAGAAGGTCATATTTAATGTTATGGTTTTTCTATTGGACGAAACAAATTGCCAAAGTGTATTTGAATGGTCAATGAAGAACTACCATGTCGAACTCACCGAAATTGCCATAAATTATTACTTGTGCTCAAACATTGACGCgcacaacaaaattaagttatttaggAAAGCTGGCTTTTCCATGTACTCGAAAGAATGGAATCAAATGATAACGGATGTGGTTCTAGTGCGGTGCAAAGATACTCCTTAAGCtatcataaattaaatattgtaatattcggCTCGGTCCGATAATTATGACTTATTCAcacttgtaaataaaacacaaatttattttttttaaatcgctcCAGACTTATTTAATGAACACTTTCAGTTGTTACATTtcaaacacagtctttactttaCGTTTTCCTCTGATGACTCCCTTTTGTATGCGGTGTGACATCGTTGATTTATAGTAGGTGGCTAGACCCAGAAAGCTTCGGAGTTGGTGTCTGTCCTGTGGTGTTGGCCAATTCTTCAACCTTATCAGGATAAGAATTCTTCAAGAAGACCTTCTGCAGTTCTTTGTTGTTGGTGGCCAAGATTAGATGAATTGAGAATGTTCATCTTTATGGTGTTCAGCTCTTCGGACTTCAAGGATCGCCTTGACTCTTCTTCGTTGATCCTTGTTATCGCTGATACAGATTCGCACTGTCCGACAATCTCACCATTTCTTACCTTAACTTCATACGGCTTGATGTTCAGTATTTTTACCTGAGCTATGTTCTTTAAAGGTCTCACAAAAGTCTTgccaatggtgacgttttgggAAGACTTTACAGATGCTGGTTCGACCATGAGGTATCGATGGCTGCCAGGCTTACCCTTCAATTTTGTCCACACAAATACTTCTGAAGAAGCAGGCAAAGTGAGATCTTCTTTGATGATGGTTTTCACAGATTACGAGGTCTCATACGAGTTAGTCCCATAGATCATGAGAATCTCTATGTTTCGATATTTCACGACTTGATTTCCGATGTCCAATATCAATCCACGATCTTTCATGAAATCGACGCTGGCAATGCACTCGTCGAGAGAACTCCAACTCTGATATCCCGATCTTAAAACATACCTCACAATAAACAGGAACAGGTGAGAGAATTCCAACTCTGCCACCCGAATCTTAAGACGTACCTCACCATAAACTGTTGGGGCCTCTCTAGTTGCAGTCCTTTGACGATAGCTGTTGGTGTTATGGAGCCATGCCTTATTAACGAGGTCTTGCCGTATGATAGACGCCGTGGCACTGGTGTCAATAGTAGCCACACATTTGTTGCCGTTTATACTTGCTTCCACGATCAGGCTCTTGTTGTCACGTTTCGTTTAAGAAACCTGGATATGGTTTCTGGGGCCCTCGATACCAGAAACCAGCTTCTGTCCCTTGAAGTTGGTGGTTATTCGTTTCCCTGGTGGGAAACAACTTCGGAAGCAACGTTGCTCGTGTTGCTTTGACCAGCTGAATTACTTCTGTTTCCACAGTGTTGGCATACAGTTCCTCTTCGCGGTGCATTTCCAACATCGTGCTGGTCCGTTTCGCTGACTCCTTTCCACAGTAGCTTTCTGACAAGAACTTCTAATTCTCTTACGCAAGTTGACTTATTTTCTCGATACCAGCTATTGGATATGCCAGGTAAACTAATCGCTCGATATCTTCCTGAAGCTGCTGCAGAGTTTCAACTCTTTTCTGTGTCATTTGTATATCTCCAAACCGCTGTTCGATTGCGTTTACTAGAACTGTGAAGTCACCACTCTTCTCTGTTGGGAAGGTTTGTAGCAGTTCAGAAGCAGATCCTTCTAAAGCAAGCGTAAGAGCAATGTAGTTTTCGTGATCGTCGCAGACGTTTGTTAAGGCTGCTGCTTCAAACTGTTTCTTGTAGATTTACCACTGAATCTGCCCATCAAAGTTTGGACGATTCACTTTTCTCTTCCTTGAGGTACTCGAGCTTTCATCTTTCGCactttttttacttcatttatgATGGTTTCAGATTGTTCGTCAATTTTCTCGAAACGTGCATTTTTTTCGACGCGCTTGTCAACAGTTTTGATTTTCTCTTCGAAGTCCGCAAACCTGCCTTCTAAAAGGTTTTTCTGTTCGTCGAATCGCTCTAGAATATTCTGCTGTTCTAGCTTTTGGTCGCTTCTTTGGACTTTTAGTTGTTTGAGAACATTCTGTTGTTCTTGCTTTTGGTCGCTTCTTTAGGCTTCTAGTTGttttaagaaatcatttttattttctttaaatttggcTAAAAGAATTGACACCATGTTAGATAAGGCAACATTTGCATTTACCTTTTCCACTTTTGCTTCTAATTCGAAAGCAAACGTATGTGGGACTTCATGTTTCTGCTCCAGATATTCCTGCAGCCGTCTAACAAGTTCGTTTTTCACTCCTGTCCCACTTAAGCCACGTTTGCTAAGTTCAGCCTTTAGTTTAGGGTCAGTTAggtctttcaaaacttttctatttttttttttaacttcactactacacacaaaatatttcaataattgcTAACTGTTTTAATTCTATATAAGTTTTAATCCCACTTCTGACACAAATGTAATATTCGCTTGGTCcaataattaaaacttatttgcaCTTGtacataaaaaacaatttttttttttaaatcgctccaaacttatttattgaacactttcaattattactttttaaacgcAGTCTTTACTTTATCGCAGTTAATAATCCGCTTCGCTTCCGATCGCATATTTATA
It encodes:
- the LOC129940453 gene encoding uncharacterized protein LOC129940453, giving the protein MNCEIVSYILDVLKNFNDKSLILKGLVKLRTDLVKDLDGIVMFHQCSGIPLMVRFLNKPHEQILEVVLSILGNCCTNVDCCNEALDSKIAIPLATILKGIPNALIQYRACRLLGNLAKVDSSKLLSTNCQAIALVVLQIIEESDDVQTQIMCFRACRFLVAEEKFSRHFFKWDGFTLILKTLVAVMKNKTIPEPLPELPQKVGGPKTNQHPDYIMPTEKSNVDLASEILKCLLIISEINLNFQAWEDVNRTNSLAAVVFFASKENPYRAIALKILSNFSKNPSAIYALGTADAIDSACELLIYRNMPKPLSESEIRDCMNVICMLSEDACNRSKMRRSGTIGKLLDNARTFKSHSEISSILYVLNNFQYDNISMDLMLREILIGILITELESYLHSDDIYRKRKREEKKNTSKKRKLPEISAEFVCKTQKLGDESNYDNEPPCSSSRSIVSPSSPCSLKEVSPIGGGFKVSSETDSESDTYSPVSSDDESIDDDDNIKTDPHYSDIMKLLDIACKSEVNLEDNALDKEDDEDESQDVPPFKLLKVGNSTIDIIENLLYRVTLLNNKGAELSKPETLFTLIEAINTFGLNNCFCGSLTNILSESQFFAQVIKLGVANQLFQMTKVDELKTGGIGFLQTLTNVGETNYAKGELARLLRSDDASQKRASIAVGFIIKNHRILYHLLTECSVLFTLINMILTEDSEFTTEAVEALTAMSQSTLEIAIPHSDKELFDYDQIFDDQNPTAESYDCDMKFIVHHNDEEFSVSFNKKLLTDVSEVFNCMLNSDFREGNEGEIHLKAYSASGLRYFLNLIELRSQNKPPNISPVEKYKSVIEAFELSRVYIIPELEKVIFNVMVFLLDETNCQSVFEWSMKNYHVELTEIAINYYLCSNIDAHNKIKLFRKAGFSMYSKEWNQMITDVVLVRCKDTP